In Coregonus clupeaformis isolate EN_2021a chromosome 15, ASM2061545v1, whole genome shotgun sequence, one genomic interval encodes:
- the LOC121582485 gene encoding endoglin: MESSNMSLLPLLLLCLAIATSASQQTCEPVAVPENQNAWIRVREMLPGCWTNYTTQDSKEVHILSLHYTTGAPTMFDLNMTTAQPMHLIITTDSEQITYTAAHANTDVSFYVADDSNMRLIGLNVNVQKKALPTDNEDIVRWATEKFGGVTSFTTVQNPSSIASTGREGTKLLPTGSNNCTLENEWQALKHYLKLESNIRLLKSCSNQPPDSHTEKELYIVNIPEDVSIRNVSVHVISERQISLFLRGPQGTMWSIHDPQHTSFSSNNVILLAATSMMHRIPPTVTISTDNADAVQKKALDHFRASTITSYSEIRTEGTMVTLVLGNKDHTPVTEAAPTETTPSPPSPPQMPLLMQLYTSPDYRSPMDPNTKVQSDKRIYAEISGRTLGEIVLTIKVINCSVRSKGSCPVVRDMPFRPEACSSTVCPNSTRVSFSLELLQDLASTSWDLECSVKLCFSEKCGDGGRVKRNLEVTQTYIPPPMAWIDFGLSAVLGIAFGGFLIGVLLIGALWLIKIRTGYPTGLDVGSTAANLSGCPCSLTSKRQPVSNNPSPSENSSANASIGSTQSTPTSSMA, encoded by the exons cATCCCAGCAGACGTGTGAGCCAGTGGCGGTCCCTGAAAACCAGAATGCCTGGATCAGGGTGAGAGAGATGCTTCCAGGCTGCTGGACCAACTACACCACTCAGGACAGCAAAGAGGTTCACATCCTCAGCCTGCACTATACTACTGGG GCTCCCACCATGTTTGATTTGAACATGACCACTGCCCAGCCAATGCACCTCATCATCACCACAGACTCAGAGCAGATCACATACACTGCGGCCCATGCTAACACGGATGTCAGCTTTTAC GTGGCCGATGACTCCAATATGAGATTGATTGGTCTAAATGTCAACGTCCAGAAAAAAGCCCTTCCCACAGACAATGAAGATATAGTGAGGTGGGCCACCGAGAAGTTTGGTGGGGTGACGTCTTTCACCACCGTCCAGAACCCAAGTAGCATCGCTTCcacagggagagagg gaacaaaactccttccaacTGGCTCCAACAACTGTACTCTTGAAAACGAATGGCAGGCGCTCAAGCACTATCTGAAGTTAGAATCAAACATACGCTTGCTCAAATCCTGCTCGAACCAGCCTCCCGACAGCCACACTGAGAAAGAACTGTACATCGTCAACATCCCTGAGGATGTCAGCATTCG CAATGTCTCTGTGCACGTCATCAGTGAGAGGCAGATCAGTCTGTTCCTAAGAGGACCTCAGGGTACCATGTGGAGCATCCATGACCCACAGCACACCAGCTTCTCT tccAACAACGTGATCTTGCTTGCTGCCACCAGCATGATGCATAGGATCCCTCCCACGGTCACCATCTCCACAGACAATGCTGATGCTGTACAGAAGAAGGCCTTGGACCATTTCAGAGCCAGTACCATCACCAGCTACTCTGAGATCCGAACCGAGGGCACCATGGTCACACTGGTCCTGGGGAATAAGGACCACACTCCAG TCACAGAGGCTGCACCAACCGAGACCACCCCATCGCCCCCCAGCCCTCCTCAGATGCCTCTGCTCATGCAGCTGTACACCTCTCCAGACTACCGCTCCCCTATGGACCCCAACACCAAGGTGCAGAGCGACAAGAGGATCTACGCAGAG atcTCAGGGCGGACACTGGGGGAGATTGTCCTGACCATCAAGGTGATCAACTGCTCGGTGCGCTCCAAGGGCTCTTGCCCGGTGGTGAGGGACATGCCCTTCAGGCCAGAGGCATGCTCCTCCACTGTGTGCCCCAACAGTACCAGGGTTAGCTTCTCCTTAGAGCTGCTCCAAGACCTGGCCTCCACTAGCTGGGACCTGGAGTGCTCCGTCAAACTCTGCTTCAGCGAG AAATGTGGAGATGGAGGAAGAGTGAAGAGGAACTTGGAGGTCACCCAGACATACATCCCACCACCAA TGGCGTGGATTGACTTTGGTCTGTCAGCTGTGCTGGGCATCGCCTTCGGAGGCTTCCTGATCGGAGTTCTGCTCATCGGAGCTCTGTGGTTAATCAAGATCCGCACAG GATACCCCACCGGACTGGATGTAGGGTCGACTGCTGCAAACCTCTCGG GATGTCCTTGCTCTCTGACCAGCAAACGGCAACCTGTCTCCAACAACCCCTCCCCCTCTGAGAACAGTAGTGCCAACGCCAGCATTGGCAGCACTCAGAGCACGCCAACCAGCAGCATGGCATGA